Proteins encoded in a region of the Planococcus shixiaomingii genome:
- the speE gene encoding spermidine synthase codes for MAGFWYTEKQTENFGITMKINKTLHTEQTDFQYLEMAETAEWGNMLFLDGMVMTSEKDEFVYHEMVAHVPLFTHPNPENVLVVGGGDGGVIREVLKHPSVKKATLVDIDGKVIEYSKKFLPSIASGLEDARVEVIVGDGFMHIAESENKYDVIMVDSTEPVGPAVNLFTKGFYAGISRALKEDGIFVAQSDNPWFKADLIEQVQKDVKEIFPITKLYLANIPTYPSGLWAFTIGSKKYDPLAVPAERFHEIDTKYYTKELHNAAFVLPKFVKDMAGE; via the coding sequence ATGGCAGGATTTTGGTACACAGAAAAGCAGACGGAAAATTTCGGAATCACGATGAAAATCAACAAAACGCTTCATACGGAACAAACGGATTTTCAGTATCTTGAAATGGCAGAAACAGCGGAATGGGGCAATATGCTGTTCCTTGACGGCATGGTCATGACATCAGAAAAAGACGAGTTTGTTTACCATGAAATGGTGGCGCACGTGCCGTTGTTTACTCACCCTAACCCAGAAAACGTTTTGGTTGTCGGCGGCGGCGACGGTGGAGTAATCCGCGAAGTGCTTAAGCACCCATCTGTAAAAAAAGCGACGCTTGTCGACATTGACGGCAAAGTGATCGAGTACTCGAAAAAATTCTTGCCATCGATTGCTTCAGGGCTTGAAGATGCGCGCGTTGAAGTGATTGTCGGAGACGGTTTCATGCACATTGCAGAATCCGAAAACAAGTATGACGTCATTATGGTAGATTCTACTGAGCCGGTTGGCCCTGCTGTAAACTTATTCACAAAAGGCTTCTACGCAGGAATTTCCCGTGCGTTGAAAGAAGACGGCATTTTTGTCGCGCAATCGGACAACCCGTGGTTTAAAGCGGATTTGATTGAGCAAGTGCAAAAAGACGTGAAGGAGATCTTCCCGATCACGAAATTGTACTTGGCAAACATCCCGACTTACCCGTCAGGCCTTTGGGCATTCACAATCGGTTCGAAAAAATACGATCCGTTGGCTGTGCCGGCTGAGCGCTTCCACGAAATCGATACGAAATACTACACGAAAGAATTACACAATGCGGCATTCGTGCTTCCAAAATTCGTAAAAGATATGGCGGGCGAATAA
- a CDS encoding YwhD family protein → MANEEKPKQKLGFTIIKDDPTDGHKGYGIGSLSLENVSPVIIDVEEGTAIVDIGAMHARSEVERGIKFTTNREDSAGGKDYWLVWVTIDFNPQGPYYAGMAACEMVVNREKRRGYKILADHVNRMDKSMKRKILVDHMDDPSKKVLRDYLKSHNEEMWNRSSEQLHKDLNA, encoded by the coding sequence ATGGCAAATGAAGAAAAACCAAAGCAAAAATTGGGTTTCACAATTATAAAAGACGATCCCACTGATGGCCATAAAGGCTACGGCATCGGTTCGTTGTCGCTGGAAAACGTTTCTCCGGTCATCATTGACGTAGAAGAAGGAACAGCGATTGTAGACATCGGCGCGATGCATGCAAGAAGCGAAGTAGAGCGCGGCATCAAGTTCACCACCAACCGGGAAGACTCGGCAGGCGGCAAAGATTACTGGCTTGTGTGGGTAACCATCGATTTTAATCCGCAAGGACCTTATTATGCAGGCATGGCTGCTTGTGAAATGGTCGTCAACCGGGAAAAACGACGCGGCTACAAAATTTTGGCCGACCACGTCAACCGCATGGACAAATCGATGAAGCGCAAAATTCTGGTCGACCATATGGACGACCCGTCGAAAAAAGTGCTGCGCGACTATTTGAAAAGCCATAACGAAGAGATGTGGAACCGCAGTTCAGAACAGCTCCATAAAGATTTAAACGCTTGA
- a CDS encoding 2-hydroxymuconate tautomerase produces MPYVTVKMLEGRTEDQKRALVEKVTEAVSETTGAPVENVVVFIEDMKKTDYGTNGKLFADQ; encoded by the coding sequence ATGCCATACGTAACTGTTAAAATGCTCGAAGGCCGCACAGAAGACCAAAAACGCGCGCTTGTCGAAAAAGTGACCGAAGCCGTTTCTGAAACAACTGGCGCACCGGTTGAAAACGTAGTCGTCTTCATCGAAGACATGAAAAAAACCGACTACGGCACAAACGGTAAATTGTTTGCCGATCAGTAA
- a CDS encoding YwgA family protein — MLQEHAKIVDFISLAEGVTGRKKLQKMIYILKKMGVPFQEKYEFHIYGPYSEELTARIEELCDMGFVSEELEDKGSYVQYRYNVTGEGLEFRNALGKSVLGNPLQATKLNEKSGRFLELTATLLYFDHLERDEQIDKLHVVKGKLNFTEDEISQAFKFIEELSVLM; from the coding sequence TTGCTCCAGGAACACGCTAAAATAGTGGATTTTATTTCGTTGGCGGAAGGTGTAACCGGCCGCAAAAAATTACAGAAAATGATTTACATACTGAAAAAAATGGGTGTACCATTTCAGGAGAAATATGAATTTCATATATACGGTCCGTATTCAGAAGAACTGACGGCCCGCATTGAGGAATTATGCGACATGGGATTTGTTTCAGAAGAGCTTGAAGACAAAGGCTCGTATGTACAATACAGATACAACGTAACAGGGGAAGGGCTGGAATTCCGAAATGCACTTGGCAAATCGGTGCTTGGCAACCCGCTTCAGGCTACGAAGCTCAACGAGAAAAGCGGACGCTTTTTGGAACTGACTGCAACACTTTTGTATTTTGACCATTTGGAGCGGGACGAACAAATCGACAAGCTGCACGTCGTCAAAGGCAAGCTTAATTTCACGGAAGACGAAATCAGCCAGGCATTCAAATTTATCGAGGAACTTTCCGTGTTGATGTAA
- a CDS encoding HD domain-containing protein, giving the protein MSYATQKLAEEKVFKDPVHRYIHVRDQVIWDLINSREVQRLRRIKQLGTSYLVFHGAEHSRFSHSLGVYEIVRRIVDDIFHERPEWDESERLVVLCAALLHDLGHGPFSHSFEKVFSVDHEVFTREILLGDTEVNSVLLKVSADFPKKVAEVIAKTYPNKQVVSLISSQIDADRMDYLQRDAYYTGVSYGHFDMERILRVMRPVEDQVVIKSSGMHAVEDYIMSRYQMYWQVYFHPVARSAEVVLRKILQRAKELSETGYHFEQPPTHFKAFFNKTFTLKEYLALDEGVLMTYFQLWMTERDPILSDLSDRFVNRRLFQYVDFDPGKDYRKLGELSQLFRKAGIDPDYYLIDDSTSDLPYDFYRPGEEEERLPIHLLMPTGEIKELSRSSQIVDAISGKRRTDYKLYFPAELLIDGKKKAVKQQILQMLREGGV; this is encoded by the coding sequence ATGAGCTATGCTACGCAAAAGTTAGCAGAAGAAAAAGTGTTCAAAGATCCGGTTCATCGGTACATCCACGTACGTGACCAAGTGATTTGGGATTTAATCAATTCGCGCGAAGTGCAGCGCCTTCGCCGAATCAAACAATTAGGGACTTCGTATCTTGTGTTCCACGGAGCCGAACATAGCCGTTTCAGCCATTCGCTTGGCGTCTATGAAATTGTCCGCCGAATAGTCGATGACATTTTTCATGAGCGACCGGAATGGGATGAAAGCGAACGCCTTGTCGTTTTATGCGCGGCGCTGCTTCACGATCTCGGGCATGGCCCTTTTTCGCATTCGTTTGAAAAAGTGTTCAGCGTCGACCATGAAGTGTTCACGAGGGAAATTCTGCTCGGCGATACGGAAGTCAATTCGGTTCTATTAAAAGTTTCGGCTGACTTTCCAAAGAAAGTGGCTGAAGTCATTGCCAAAACGTATCCGAACAAACAAGTCGTGTCGTTGATTTCAAGCCAGATAGATGCGGATCGCATGGACTATCTGCAACGCGACGCCTATTATACCGGCGTTTCCTACGGCCATTTTGATATGGAACGCATTTTGCGCGTTATGCGCCCGGTCGAGGACCAAGTGGTCATCAAATCAAGCGGCATGCACGCAGTCGAGGACTATATCATGAGCCGTTACCAAATGTACTGGCAAGTTTATTTCCATCCGGTTGCCCGAAGCGCGGAAGTTGTGTTGCGGAAGATTTTGCAGCGGGCTAAGGAATTGAGCGAAACCGGCTATCATTTTGAGCAGCCGCCGACGCATTTTAAGGCATTTTTCAATAAAACCTTTACATTGAAAGAGTATTTGGCGCTTGATGAAGGAGTTTTGATGACCTATTTCCAATTGTGGATGACGGAACGCGACCCGATTTTATCCGACTTAAGCGACCGCTTTGTCAATCGACGCTTGTTCCAATATGTAGACTTTGATCCAGGCAAGGATTATCGCAAGCTAGGGGAGCTTTCTCAATTATTCAGAAAAGCGGGGATCGATCCCGATTATTATTTAATAGATGATTCAACGTCCGATTTGCCATATGACTTTTACCGTCCAGGCGAAGAGGAAGAGCGGTTGCCGATCCATCTGCTCATGCCGACCGGCGAAATTAAAGAGTTGTCCCGGTCATCCCAAATTGTCGATGCCATTTCCGGCAAACGGCGGACCGATTATAAATTGTATTTTCCAGCAGAATTGCTGATCGATGGCAAAAAGAAAGCCGTCAAACAGCAAATCTTGCAAATGCTTCGAGAAGGAGGAGTATAA
- a CDS encoding lipoate--protein ligase family protein, translating into MPLFSEETKWRFWDQSLSAKNRSALESFAADDTLCELVGSGKSLPTIRTWVHDNTVVLGIQDHRLPHVGAGMELLESRGFTPIVRNSGGLAVVLDAGVLNISLIMSEQESAIDISSGYDLMLELIQTLFPEAPIEAYEIVGSYCPGSYDLSIGGKKFAGISQRRIRRGVAVQIYLCVEGSGAERAELIRDFYEAGLAGETTKFAYPDIQPEVMASLSELLGRAITVPEVVLDLYGMLGMPTPQPLLPEEMELYGFYLNRVVERNKKMLPTPLE; encoded by the coding sequence ATGCCATTATTTTCAGAAGAAACCAAGTGGCGTTTCTGGGATCAGTCCTTGAGCGCGAAAAACCGCTCCGCGCTGGAATCATTTGCCGCGGACGATACATTATGCGAACTGGTCGGTTCGGGCAAGAGCTTGCCCACCATCCGTACGTGGGTCCACGACAACACCGTTGTACTCGGCATCCAAGATCATCGTTTGCCGCATGTTGGAGCGGGTATGGAGTTGTTGGAGTCGCGCGGCTTCACGCCGATTGTCCGCAATTCCGGCGGCTTGGCCGTGGTGCTCGATGCGGGTGTTTTAAATATTTCACTGATCATGTCGGAACAGGAAAGCGCAATCGATATTTCGTCTGGCTACGACTTGATGCTTGAACTTATTCAGACTTTGTTCCCGGAAGCGCCAATTGAAGCATATGAAATCGTCGGCTCTTACTGTCCGGGGTCTTATGATTTGAGCATCGGCGGCAAGAAATTCGCGGGTATTTCCCAGCGCCGCATTCGCCGAGGTGTCGCCGTACAAATTTATCTTTGCGTCGAAGGCAGCGGTGCCGAACGCGCGGAACTCATCCGCGACTTTTACGAAGCGGGGCTCGCCGGTGAAACCACTAAATTTGCTTACCCGGATATCCAACCGGAAGTGATGGCGTCGCTCAGCGAACTGTTGGGGAGAGCCATTACAGTACCGGAAGTGGTGCTGGACTTGTACGGCATGCTCGGCATGCCGACGCCGCAGCCGCTGCTGCCGGAAGAAATGGAGCTGTACGGGTTTTATTTGAACCGTGTAGTGGAACGGAATAAGAAAATGCTGCCAACGCCTCTTGAATGA
- the hemQ gene encoding hydrogen peroxide-dependent heme synthase, with the protein MNEAAITLDGWYVLHDFRSMDWVSWKMLTDEERQFAIDEYQAFIEKINQADENKTGAHALYSIVGQKADLMLMLLRETMDELRELETEYNKLTLVAYTVPTYSYVSVVELSNYLAGKSDEDPYQNAHVRARLYPELQRSQYICFYPMDKRRDGDDNWYMLPMDTRKELMLSHGKIGRSYAGKVKQIISGSVGFDDYEWGVTLFADDVLQFKKLIYEMRFDEVSARYAEFGSFYVGTRLDADRLVKFLEV; encoded by the coding sequence ATGAATGAAGCAGCAATTACGTTAGACGGCTGGTACGTTCTTCATGATTTCCGTTCAATGGACTGGGTTTCATGGAAAATGCTTACGGACGAAGAGCGCCAGTTCGCAATTGACGAGTACCAAGCGTTTATCGAAAAAATCAATCAAGCGGACGAAAATAAAACCGGAGCCCACGCATTGTACTCTATCGTCGGCCAAAAAGCCGATTTGATGTTGATGCTATTGCGCGAAACGATGGACGAGCTGCGTGAACTTGAAACAGAATACAATAAGCTGACATTGGTCGCTTATACAGTTCCAACTTATTCGTACGTTTCCGTTGTCGAACTTTCCAACTACCTTGCTGGAAAATCAGACGAAGATCCTTACCAGAACGCACACGTGCGCGCACGTTTGTACCCTGAACTTCAGCGTTCTCAATACATTTGCTTCTATCCAATGGATAAACGCCGCGACGGCGATGACAACTGGTACATGCTGCCGATGGATACTCGCAAAGAATTGATGCTGAGCCACGGGAAAATTGGCCGCAGCTATGCAGGCAAAGTAAAACAAATCATTTCCGGTTCTGTTGGCTTTGACGATTATGAGTGGGGCGTTACGCTTTTCGCAGATGACGTTCTTCAATTCAAGAAATTGATCTACGAAATGCGCTTTGACGAAGTCAGCGCACGCTATGCTGAATTCGGTTCATTCTATGTAGGAACGCGTTTAGACGCAGACCGCTTAGTAAAATTCTTAGAAGTTTAA